From the Candidatus Hinthialibacter antarcticus genome, the window TGAAAATTTTCATCCCGCGCATCAAAATGCGATCCGCCTAACAAGCCGTGCTGGTCATACGAAAAATCCGTCCAGACGCTCACATCGCCAAGAAACAACTCGACGCCGTCAACCGTCACCAAAGCGGCAGGATTTAACGACGCGTTGAATGGGCCTGGATTTACGCCGGAGTGATCTCCTGCGCCAGACGTCGCAAGACCCATTGGAGAGGTGCTTCCTAAGCGGTTCAATAATCCTGCGGACGCATCCATCGACGCAAACAAACAAAGCAACCCAAGATAGCCCCCCGTGATCGCCCAACACACAGACCGTTGCCTTTTCATTGTTGTATTCACCCTTCATGGTATTTGAAACGACGGAGGAAACATGGTTGAAGTTTCCATCCGTCCAATCGTACGAATGATCTAAACGTAGAGTTGTTGCCGTTCGTTATCCCAAGAGCCAATGAAGCCAATATTTTCATCTTGGTTTTCATTGAAGCGCTCCATGACGGCTTCGATGGTATCAACCTCGCGAAGAAACGTATCGACGATATCCGGGTCGAACTGCCTGCCCTTTTCATCTTGAATAATCGCCAATGACTCATCAATGGAATAAGCGTCCTTGTAAGACCGCTTGCTCACCAATGCGTCAAATACATCAACAACCCTCACGATGCGGGCCGATAATGGAATCGAATCTCCTGTAAGCCCTTCTGGATAACCGCTGCCGTCCCAATCTTCATGGTGATAACGAGCGATATTTTCTGCAATTTTGATTAAGTCAGACTTGGAGTTGGATAATATCCGCGCGCCGATCTCTGAGTGCGTTCGCATAATGGCCCACTCGTCTTCCGTCAGCGGGCCGGGTTTTTCTAAGATCGATTCGGGAACAGCAATCTTCCCTATGTCATGGCAGATTGCGCCGATCCGAATCATGTGAACGCGCGACTCTTCGATGCCATAGGCGCGGGCTACACATTCGGCAAAACGACTGATGCGCGTCAAATGCGCCCCCACGATCCCTTCTTTATACTCAGCAGCCATCGACAAGCGTATTAGCATTTCTTCATGCGTATCGCGTAATTCAACCGTCCGTTCGAGCACCTTCTGTTCAAGTAGGTCGCGGTCGCGAAGAATGAGGTCGTGATAGTGTTTTAATTTGAGGAGGTTTTGGGCGCGAATCAACAGCTCGGTTGCATCAATGGGCTTGTTGAGAAATTCGTCTCCACCCGCTTTCTTACATAAAATGCGGGATTCATAATCATATTGTCCTGTAACAAAAATGATGGGGATGCTCATCGCCTTGGGGTTTTCTTTCAAACGGCGGCAAACTTCAATCCCGCCAATTTGGGGCATAACAACATCGAGAATGATCAAATCGGGGGGATCATCTAAAACAAAATCAAGGCAGGCTCTACCATCGTTTACGCAGACTACGCGATAGCCGTCTGATTCCAATAAATCTTGAATCGCCATGCAGATGTCGGGATTATCATCTACAATGAGTATTGATTTTTGCGCGCCGCAATCATTCACGAGTCCATTTACCAACGTATATGCAAGAATGCCCGGAACCCTAAAAAAATAAGTAGATTAAATACATCGACGCAATTCTTAAGTACCATAATACTCATTACAAACTAACTATAGAATAACATTTTAGAATCGATTCGTTAGGGATAAAAAGAAATGTTGGTACATTTTCATCTCGCAAAAATCGTTAGAAGTCTAGGGTTTAATTGACCTTAGATATCAGATATCAGATATCGAGATTTCTTTATTTTTTATAGTTTTATATCATAGTGGATCATAGAAATAAAGGAATAATGAAAATTATCGTGAAGTTCTCATAAATGTCACAAGAAATCTCACCAAAGACATTTCATTATAGAAATTCGCAACCTCTTTCAATAGACGGTATTTGAACTTAAATTAGCCAATACCTTAGAAAGAGCCCCAATGAAGATCTCTCGCAGAAAATTCGTCGCCGCAGGCGCCCCGTTGCTAGCCATGACGCAGGTTTCCTGCCAATCGATCACACAACGAAAGTCAGCAATGACATCTATGAAACCAAAAGCCATCCAACCGGGCGATACCATAGGGCTGATTTGTCCCGCCAGCCCCATTGAACCCGAGCGGGTGGAACGGGCAGCCGAATTACTCAAGCAGCGCGGCTACAAAGTCCGATTGGGTAATTACCTCACTGAAGAATACCTCTGCGAACTTTCGGGGACCGACGAGCAACGCCTGTCTGATCTCAATGGAATGATTCAAGACTCAGGCATAGACGCCGTCTTTACGCTGCGCGGCGGCTATGGCTGCAACCGCTTATTAGACCGAATCGACTACGCCGCATTGCGCGCCGATCCAAAGTGGCTCACGGGGTTCTCCGATATCACGGCGCTGCACATAGCGATGTATCAAATGACGGGCGTCAGCACATTGCACGGCCCCGCCTTTGGATACACTTTCGGCGGCGAGTCGCCCGCGCATGATTTCGTCGTTAATGATTTTTGGGACGCGGTCGAGGGACGCACCGGCCCGGGGCCGATGCGCTTCACGCGCGATCCGTCCTGGTCATCCATTGATACCCTGCAAACAGTTGTGAGCGGCAGGGCGCAGGGGCGGCTAGTCGGCGGCAACCTTTCCCGGCTGGCGTCGATGGCAGGGACGCCGTGGATGCTGCAAGGCGATGAAGATTACATTCTATTCATCGAAGATGTTGATGAAGCCGCGTACCGCATCGACCGCTATATCAATCAACTGCGAGACTCAGGTATATTTGAACGCGCCAAAGGGCTTGTCATCGGTCAATTTTATCCACGTGAAGAAGACGTAGAAGAAGAAACGCCTCTGCTCGCGAATGTATTACGTTCCGAATCAGAAGCCATCGGGCTGCCGACTCTCGTCGGCGCACCCATCGGTCACCACGCCTACAATTCTTCGCTTGCGCATGGCGCCTTGGTCGAACTGGATGCTGACGCAAAATCAATTTCTTACTTGGAGCCAATTACCGCATGAGCCGAACCGCTCCCGTTTCACCGTTACAATCCGGCGATTGGATTGGGTTCGCCGCTCCTGCCCATGCCGTCTCTAACGAGCGCATTCAACGCGCTGCGAATTTTTTTGAAGAGAATGGGTACCGCGTCCGCGTCGCACTCAACGCCAGCGATGAAGCAGAGGATAAAATCCTTGGCAAGTTAGCCGGGCCAGACGCCGCCCGCATCGCGTCCACTAACGCGATGTTCGCCGCCCCAGACATCAAGGCGATCTGTTGTTTGACTGGCGGCTACGGCGTCACTCGAATCCTACGCGACCTGAATTTTTCCGCGCTCAAAAAACATCCGAAAGTGATATGCGGCTTCTCTGATATCACCGCATTACACTTGGGCGTCTATCGCGAAACCGGACTGATTTCCTACCACTCGCCCAATGTCGATTCGTATCCGCTTGATGCTGCGACGGAATCCGTCTGGCTGCGTATGCTTCGCGGCGAGACGGTCAATTTTGACGAGAAGGTCTCCGCGCAGTTCAAAAGCAATGCACCTACCCCCCAAACATGGCGGGCAGGCAAAGCCAAAGGCGTGTTAATCGGCGGCAACTTGTCGTTAGTCGCCGCATTGGCGGGAACGCCCTGGGGCGTCCCCCGAGACCGGGACGTGATTTTGTTTCTGGAAGACGTGGGAGAATTCGCATACCGCATCGACGTCATGCTATTACAACTGATGCAGTCCGGCGCGTTTAACCGCGTGAAGGGATTGATATTGGGGCAGTTTTCCAAACGCAAAGTCCAACAAAATGAAACGCCCGATTTATTGGAGCGCGTATTGAAAGCGTTTTGCGCCCAACTCGACATCCCCATCGTGATGAACTTTCCCATTGGGCATGTCAGAAAAAATTTTACCGTCGCCCATGGCGCCCGCGTTGAATTAAATACAGAAGATGTATCATTGCGGTATCTCGACCCAATCTACTCATAAAAGAAAGCCACTGACTTTGAGAAAGGTGTTTCATCATGGATTACACATACCAAGATATCGCTAAAATGATCGACCATTCATTGCTGAATCCAACAATGGATGTCGAAACCCTGGAAGCAGGCTGCAAACTCGCGGTCGAATATGACGTCGCCAGCGTCTGCATTCTGCCCTATGCCCTGCCCCGCTGCGCGGAGTTGCTCAAAGGCAGCACGGTAAAAACTAGCACCACCATCGGGTTTCCCCACGGCGGCCACACCACTGCCGTCAAACTCGCCGAAGCCGAACAAGCCCTCAAAGACGGCGGCGAAGAACTCGATATGGTCATTAACATCAGCATGGCGCTGAGCGGCGATTGGGATTACATTCAGAATGAAATCGACCTGTTGACGCAGGCGACCCACGCACAAAACCAGAAGATCAAAGTCATCTTTGAAAATTGTTATCTCAACGACGATCAGAAGATACGGTTGTGTGAAATCTGCGGCGAGATTGGCGTTGATTGGGTCAAGACGTCAACCGGCTATGGCAGCAGCGGCGCGACCCATGAGGATTTGATCTTGATGAGAAAACACTCGCCCGCGCATGTCCAGGTCAAAGCGGCGGGCGGCGTTCGCGATTTGGACGCGCTGCTCGAAGTTAGAAAACTGGGCGTGTCACGCGTCGGCGCTTCTCGCACCCAAGAGATGCTCGATGAATGCAAGAAGCGCCTTGGCATGGAATAAAGAGAAACCATCTCAAAAACAATGATTGCGAAAAGGGATTCGGGCTTATCAAAAAATAACAAACCTTTTTTTGGCATGGGTGTAACTCGGGGAGCGCCTGTGCATAAGGGCCTGAAAGCCCGCACCGAAGCGAGCAGAGTGGTACCCATGCCTGACTCTGCGAACGATTAAATATTTTTGAGATGGCTTTTAATTCGCCAGCCCGATCTTTTGATGATGCGGGCTGTTTTTGTAATGCCCGCTGAGCGAATCAATACCGAAGTCATTACGGGGATCGCGCCAGACCGTGTGCGCGTGATTGGCTTGATTTTGCGTATTGTCATATTCAATTAAAAAAGTCGGTCCCTGAATCCGGTAATAATGGGGCTGCCCGAGTTCTGTTCCGCCCGCCCAGGCGAAGTACAGATCATCAAGTTTCATTGCCCGGATTTTTTTCAATTTTGCATCAGCCACTGACGGCTTTAAGCGATGCGCATAGAGAGCGATGAGTTCAAACGCATTCTGTTGTTGCTCGCTTGAAAGTTGCGAAAATGCGATCCCATCATCCGCCAACGGCTCAATGAACGGGTTCGCCGCCGACAACACATCGCCGGGCGCGACCTCCGAATAAATGGCTTTGGAGCGTTGTTCATCGCTCATAGATTTCAGCAAAGCCCGTCCCAAATCTTCTTCCCGTCCCAAAACACGCAACCCCCTGAACGGCCCTTCACGCACTTCAGCGGGATTGGTTCCCATAAAAAATGGAGAAAACGAAACGATCTCGCCGTTGTTCAAAGTGAAATTCATGGAAATATGATGGCCTTCAAGCCGCCAGCCCCACGCGCCTTTGGCGGAAGGCTCGCCGAACATCGTAATGTGATAATCGCCGGGATTTCGGATTGCGCTTCCCGACTGGTCAAAGAGAATTTGTTCCAGAAACATGATGCGCATCGCCTTCTCATAGCCTGCGGAACTCAGTCCGCTGGCGACAAATGCGTTGGCGAGTTTGCGTTGTGATTCCGCCATCTGTTCAAACGTGATGCTAGGGCGCTCTTTTGGAATAAAGTGCCAATCAAAGCGTTCCTCATCCGTCAAATCATATTGCATTTTGGGGTGTTCGCCGGTTCCAAACGCCTTCATAAAATACTGCGCCGCTTCAAGCATCTGGTTCTCTTCCGCCATGGCGGGAACAGCCAAAAATACGCACAACAGTAGCATCACGAAAGGTTTCATTCCGCTCTCCCTCGATTTGCAATCCAGAAATAAACAAAGGTTGGCTTGGTCTTGATGCGGGTATGCGTGGATTGTCTCAATGGATACACTACCATAATCAAGCGAACACTTAAACTCGCGCAACGGCTCTTATGCAGGCGCCGTCTTCGCTGATAAAATGAAACCCATGAAAACATTTCCCCGAATGGCCCCAATCGAGCAATCGTTTCCGCGACCTTGTGTAGAGGATGTGGAGGCGCGTTCATTTCAAATCGTTCAAACGTCTTTGGGCCAACGCCAACTCAGCAGCAAGCGAATCGCCATCGCGGTTGGCAGCCGGGGCATTGAGAACATTGACAAGATTGTCCGCGCCGCCGTCGCGGCATTAAAGCAATGCGGCGCCGAAGCGTTTCTAGTCCCGGCGATGGGTTCGCACGGCGGCGGACAGGCCGAAGCGCAAAAGAAAATCCTGCTGGAATACAAACTCACGCCGGACAACGTCGGCGCTGAAATTCTCTCTTCGATGGAGACCGTACAACTCGGAGAAACGCCCAGCGGTCTGCCCGTATACATGGACCGAAACGCGTACGAATCCGACGGCGTCATTCTCATCAACCGGGTGAAACCGCATACGGATTTCACCGGCGTTGTCGAAAGCGGCCTGATGAAAATGACCGCGATTGGCCTCGGTAAAATTGACGGCGCCAGCGCGTTTCACAGCCGTACGTCAGAATTTGAATCCGACCAGATGATTCGCGACATCGCCCAAACCGCGCTTCAAAACGGCAAGATACTCGGCGGTCTGGCGATCATTGAAAACGCCTATCACGAAACCGCCCATCTTGAATGGACGGCGCCGGACGCGATGGACGCCAACGAACAACAATGGCTCAAACGCGCCAAAGAGTGGATGCCGTCGCTGCCGGTCGCGCAAGCCGACTGCCTCATCGTCGACCGCATCGGCAAAAACATCAGCGGCGTTGGTCTCGACCCCAACATCACCGGACGGCGTTACAAAATTAACCGACGCTGGAACACCACGCCGGACATCACACGCATCATCCTTCTGGGGCTTACCGAAGAAACCAACGGCAATGCGGTCGGCTGCGGCCTCGCTGATTTTTGCAGCCAACGCCTGCTCGACGCCATGAATAAAAACGTCACCTATGTCAACGCCGTCACCTCGCGCAACGTCATCTGCGCCGACATCCCCCCGCATTGGGATACCGACGAAGAAACCTTGCAATGGGCGTTCAAATCCGTTGGCAACCCTGATTTGAGTCAACTGCGCGTCTTACGCATTCGCGATACTTTGTCGCTTACGCATATCGAAGCCTCGGAAGCCTTGCTTGATGAATTCAAGCAATCGCCCCAAGTCGCCCAAATCGGCGGTCTGCGCGAGATGACGTTTGATTCAACCGGAGCGCTCGCCCCGCTCGCTTAGACGACTGCCTTTTTTTTCGTGTATAATGCCGCTTCTGTTATTGATTGAAATTTGGGGAGAATAACATTGTCATCCGTCCAAACGCTTGACCCGCCAAAGGGGTTCTTTGGCGCAATCTCGTATATCGGCCCCGGACTTATTTTGTCCGCCGCGATTGTTGGCTCTGGCGAATTAATCGCCACCACCACGCTGGGCGCCAAAGCCGGCTTCGCCCTGTTGTGGGTGATTCTATTCGGCTGTCTTGCGAAAACCGCTGTGCAAATTGAGTACGGCCGCGCCTGTATCCTTACCGGAAAAACCACGCTGCAATTTTGGAACGTCTCCAACCGCGTTCATTGGACGGTGATTATTGCGGTGCTGTACTTGATCGCCACCTTCGCGGGCCAGGCGGGCGTATTGGGCGGCGCGGCGCAAGTCGGCGAGTATCTCATTCCATCCATTACGACATCAATATGGATTTTCGTTTTGGTCATTGTCTTAGGCTTGCTGGCGTCAATGGGGCGCTATCAATTCATTGAAAAAATCTCTCTCATTTTTAACGCGCTGTTTGTTTCAGCCATACTATATTGCGTGTTCGCCATCCAAGGGTCTGAATATGCGTTCACAAGCGGCGACCTTGCCAGCGGGCTGCAATTTCAAATGCCGCCTGACATGCTGCCGCTGGCTGTTGCGGCCTTCGGCATCACTGGCGTGGCGGCGGGTGAGATATCGCTCTATCCCTACTGGTGCCTCGAAAAAGGCTACGCCGCATGGACCGGCCCCGACGATGGCTCGCCTCAATGGAAAGCCCGCGCCCGTGGATGGATTCGCGTCATGATGATTGACGCCTTGATCTCGATGATCGTCTTCACCATCGCGACGGCGTCGTTTTATATTTTGGGCGCGGCGGTGCTGCACACCCAAAACGAACTCGCCGATGGAAACGAATTTATTCTGCAACTCTCGTCCATCTTCACTGACGTAATAGGCCCCAACGCCAGGACGGCGTTTATGGTGTGTTCTTTCACGGTTTTATTCTCAACCATTTTCGCCAACATCGCCGGGTTCTCTCGTATGTGGGCCGACTTCTTCAGCCTATGCGGTTGGATCAACGGCGGCGACGCGAAACAGGTGCGCGTCAGCGTGTTCTACATGGCGTGGGTGTTCCCCATTTTGAGCGGTCTGATTTATTTCGTTTTGCAAAAACCGCTGCTGTTGGTCATCTTCATGGGCGTGGTCAATTCGTTATTTTTAATCGTCGTCGCCTATCAAACCGTCTCTTCGCGCTATTGGCGTACGACGCTCACCATGAAACCCTCGCCGGTGTATGACATTGCGTTGTGGGTCAGTTTGGCTTCCATCGCCTTCATGGCGGGGCGCTCAATCTATTCACTGATTGCTGGATAAACAATATGAATGAAACCACCCATCCATTTTCGATTCAGGGAAAAACCGCCGTAGTGACTGGCGGCGTGTCGGGCATCGGCGCCGCCATCGCTCGCGTCTTCGCCGAAAACGGCGCCAACGTCTGGATCATTGATTGCAACCAACAAGCGGGTGAACCAGCGGCGGCGGAGATCAAATCAGAATCAACAGTTCAATTCTTGCGCGGCGACGTCACAAATTTCAACGACATGATAAGCGCCGTCGAGCGTATTCACACTGAATCTAAACAGATTGATATTCTGGTGAATAACGCAGGCGTTGGCTTCGTCGGCGACCTTCTTAACACGCCCGAAGACGAATTCGACCGCCTGATGGACGTCAACGTCAAAGGCGTATTCAATATGACGCGGGCGGCGCTGCCCGGCATGATCGAACACGGCGGCGGGTGTATCATAAACATCGCGTCGATTGCATCGCTGATCGCAGTCAAAGAGCGCTTCGCCTATTGCGCGACCAAGGGCGCGGTGATGATGATGACCAAGAGCATCGCCATGGATTACGTCGACAAGGGCGTTCGTTGCAACTGCATCTGCCCGGCGCGCGTACACACGCCGTTCGTCGATGAGTATCTCAAAAAAAATTACCCGGGCCGCGAAGCCGAAGTATTTGATACGCTGTCCGCCTACCAGCCGATTGGCCGCATGGGCGCGCCCGACGAAGTCGCGCACCTGGCGCTCTACCTGGCAAGCGACAAGGGCGCGTTTCACACCGGCGACGCTTTCCCGCTTTCGGGCGGAACCCTGATGGGATAACAAGTTTGTTGAAAGGATAGACAAAATGAAATTGGTTCGATTTGGAGAATTAGGAAAAGAGAAGCCGGGCGTACTCTCAGCCCAAGGCGAGGTGTTAGACGTATCGCCGTGGTTCAGCGATTTTGACGAAGCGTTTTTTGCCAGCGGCGGCGTCAATCAATTGGCAAGTAATATAGCAGACGCACCCAAGGCGCCGTCCGGTGTTCGCTTGGGCGCCCCGGTGGCGCGGCCCAGCAAGATCATCGCCATCGGGCTGAATTATTCAGACCACGCCAAAGAAAGCGGCATGGAACCGCCGCCCGAACCGGTTTTATTCTTCAAAGCCGCGACCGCGCTGTCGGGCCCCTTCGACAATGTAGAGGTTCCACGCGGCGCCCTCAAAACCGATTGGGAAGTCGAACTCGCCTTCGTCATCGGCAAACGCGCTAAGTACGTCTCCGAAGCGGAGGCCGATCAATACATCGCGGGCTACAGCGTTCTCAATGATGTCAGCGAACGCGCCTTTCAATTAGAGCACAGCGGTCAGTGGGTCAAAGGCAAAAGCCATGACACCTTCGCGCCAATGGGGCCGTGGCTAGTCACGCCCGATGAAGCGGGCGACGTTGAATCATTAGACATGACCTTAGACGTAAACGGCGAGCGCCGCCAAACCGGCAACACCAGCACCATGATTTTTAAGCCGCGCTTTCTGGTGCATTATCTCAGTCAATTTATGACGCTGGCGCCCGGCGACATCGTGACAACCGGAACGCCCCCCGGCGTCGGCATGGGAATGAAGCCGCAGCAGTTTTTGAAACCCGGCGATGTGATGGAACTCAGCATTCAAAACCTGGGCTCGCAAAAACAAACCTGCGTCCCAGCGTAATCGGTGAATACTGAATGAAGATCACTGGAGTCGAAACCTACCTGGTTGACGTACCGCTGCAACAACGCGCCATTACCGACTCGCAAAGTTATGTCGAGTCGGTTGAATTTGTGCAAGTGCGAATCGACACCGACGAAGGCGTCAGCGGCTGGGGCTTCAACTGGAACTACACCAAGGGTACGCGCGCCGTGCAGGTCACAATCGACGACGCCTACGCGCCATTGCTGCCGGGCAAAGATCCGCTGCAACGCCAAGCGCTTGTGCGCGAGTTGTACTTATCCAACCATTTTATCGGGCGGGTAGGAATCTCTCGGGTCGCGCTGTGCGCGGTCGATATGGCGCTGTG encodes:
- a CDS encoding SDR family oxidoreductase, with amino-acid sequence MNETTHPFSIQGKTAVVTGGVSGIGAAIARVFAENGANVWIIDCNQQAGEPAAAEIKSESTVQFLRGDVTNFNDMISAVERIHTESKQIDILVNNAGVGFVGDLLNTPEDEFDRLMDVNVKGVFNMTRAALPGMIEHGGGCIINIASIASLIAVKERFAYCATKGAVMMMTKSIAMDYVDKGVRCNCICPARVHTPFVDEYLKKNYPGREAEVFDTLSAYQPIGRMGAPDEVAHLALYLASDKGAFHTGDAFPLSGGTLMG
- a CDS encoding LD-carboxypeptidase, translated to MSRTAPVSPLQSGDWIGFAAPAHAVSNERIQRAANFFEENGYRVRVALNASDEAEDKILGKLAGPDAARIASTNAMFAAPDIKAICCLTGGYGVTRILRDLNFSALKKHPKVICGFSDITALHLGVYRETGLISYHSPNVDSYPLDAATESVWLRMLRGETVNFDEKVSAQFKSNAPTPQTWRAGKAKGVLIGGNLSLVAALAGTPWGVPRDRDVILFLEDVGEFAYRIDVMLLQLMQSGAFNRVKGLILGQFSKRKVQQNETPDLLERVLKAFCAQLDIPIVMNFPIGHVRKNFTVAHGARVELNTEDVSLRYLDPIYS
- the deoC gene encoding deoxyribose-phosphate aldolase, giving the protein MDYTYQDIAKMIDHSLLNPTMDVETLEAGCKLAVEYDVASVCILPYALPRCAELLKGSTVKTSTTIGFPHGGHTTAVKLAEAEQALKDGGEELDMVINISMALSGDWDYIQNEIDLLTQATHAQNQKIKVIFENCYLNDDQKIRLCEICGEIGVDWVKTSTGYGSSGATHEDLILMRKHSPAHVQVKAAGGVRDLDALLEVRKLGVSRVGASRTQEMLDECKKRLGME
- a CDS encoding fumarylacetoacetate hydrolase family protein; amino-acid sequence: MKLVRFGELGKEKPGVLSAQGEVLDVSPWFSDFDEAFFASGGVNQLASNIADAPKAPSGVRLGAPVARPSKIIAIGLNYSDHAKESGMEPPPEPVLFFKAATALSGPFDNVEVPRGALKTDWEVELAFVIGKRAKYVSEAEADQYIAGYSVLNDVSERAFQLEHSGQWVKGKSHDTFAPMGPWLVTPDEAGDVESLDMTLDVNGERRQTGNTSTMIFKPRFLVHYLSQFMTLAPGDIVTTGTPPGVGMGMKPQQFLKPGDVMELSIQNLGSQKQTCVPA
- a CDS encoding response regulator, with product MNDCGAQKSILIVDDNPDICMAIQDLLESDGYRVVCVNDGRACLDFVLDDPPDLIILDVVMPQIGGIEVCRRLKENPKAMSIPIIFVTGQYDYESRILCKKAGGDEFLNKPIDATELLIRAQNLLKLKHYHDLILRDRDLLEQKVLERTVELRDTHEEMLIRLSMAAEYKEGIVGAHLTRISRFAECVARAYGIEESRVHMIRIGAICHDIGKIAVPESILEKPGPLTEDEWAIMRTHSEIGARILSNSKSDLIKIAENIARYHHEDWDGSGYPEGLTGDSIPLSARIVRVVDVFDALVSKRSYKDAYSIDESLAIIQDEKGRQFDPDIVDTFLREVDTIEAVMERFNENQDENIGFIGSWDNERQQLYV
- a CDS encoding DUF3500 domain-containing protein; translation: MKPFVMLLLCVFLAVPAMAEENQMLEAAQYFMKAFGTGEHPKMQYDLTDEERFDWHFIPKERPSITFEQMAESQRKLANAFVASGLSSAGYEKAMRIMFLEQILFDQSGSAIRNPGDYHITMFGEPSAKGAWGWRLEGHHISMNFTLNNGEIVSFSPFFMGTNPAEVREGPFRGLRVLGREEDLGRALLKSMSDEQRSKAIYSEVAPGDVLSAANPFIEPLADDGIAFSQLSSEQQQNAFELIALYAHRLKPSVADAKLKKIRAMKLDDLYFAWAGGTELGQPHYYRIQGPTFLIEYDNTQNQANHAHTVWRDPRNDFGIDSLSGHYKNSPHHQKIGLAN
- a CDS encoding LD-carboxypeptidase, with amino-acid sequence MKISRRKFVAAGAPLLAMTQVSCQSITQRKSAMTSMKPKAIQPGDTIGLICPASPIEPERVERAAELLKQRGYKVRLGNYLTEEYLCELSGTDEQRLSDLNGMIQDSGIDAVFTLRGGYGCNRLLDRIDYAALRADPKWLTGFSDITALHIAMYQMTGVSTLHGPAFGYTFGGESPAHDFVVNDFWDAVEGRTGPGPMRFTRDPSWSSIDTLQTVVSGRAQGRLVGGNLSRLASMAGTPWMLQGDEDYILFIEDVDEAAYRIDRYINQLRDSGIFERAKGLVIGQFYPREEDVEEETPLLANVLRSESEAIGLPTLVGAPIGHHAYNSSLAHGALVELDADAKSISYLEPITA
- a CDS encoding lactate racemase domain-containing protein; this encodes MKTFPRMAPIEQSFPRPCVEDVEARSFQIVQTSLGQRQLSSKRIAIAVGSRGIENIDKIVRAAVAALKQCGAEAFLVPAMGSHGGGQAEAQKKILLEYKLTPDNVGAEILSSMETVQLGETPSGLPVYMDRNAYESDGVILINRVKPHTDFTGVVESGLMKMTAIGLGKIDGASAFHSRTSEFESDQMIRDIAQTALQNGKILGGLAIIENAYHETAHLEWTAPDAMDANEQQWLKRAKEWMPSLPVAQADCLIVDRIGKNISGVGLDPNITGRRYKINRRWNTTPDITRIILLGLTEETNGNAVGCGLADFCSQRLLDAMNKNVTYVNAVTSRNVICADIPPHWDTDEETLQWAFKSVGNPDLSQLRVLRIRDTLSLTHIEASEALLDEFKQSPQVAQIGGLREMTFDSTGALAPLA
- a CDS encoding Nramp family divalent metal transporter, with the translated sequence MSSVQTLDPPKGFFGAISYIGPGLILSAAIVGSGELIATTTLGAKAGFALLWVILFGCLAKTAVQIEYGRACILTGKTTLQFWNVSNRVHWTVIIAVLYLIATFAGQAGVLGGAAQVGEYLIPSITTSIWIFVLVIVLGLLASMGRYQFIEKISLIFNALFVSAILYCVFAIQGSEYAFTSGDLASGLQFQMPPDMLPLAVAAFGITGVAAGEISLYPYWCLEKGYAAWTGPDDGSPQWKARARGWIRVMMIDALISMIVFTIATASFYILGAAVLHTQNELADGNEFILQLSSIFTDVIGPNARTAFMVCSFTVLFSTIFANIAGFSRMWADFFSLCGWINGGDAKQVRVSVFYMAWVFPILSGLIYFVLQKPLLLVIFMGVVNSLFLIVVAYQTVSSRYWRTTLTMKPSPVYDIALWVSLASIAFMAGRSIYSLIAG